The DNA sequence TCACGGCAGGATGGGAGCGGGATGCGCGAACAGCCCCTCTGTCACTATTAGGATGCGCCGTCTCCCCTTTTCCTTGCCAAGTTGGATTCGTCCTCGTACCTCCGCTGGCGCCTGTGGGTTGTACCACTCTGTGAAAAGGGGGATGCGCCACCTCGCTGCTTCCTCCACGCTACTTCCCTGACGCCCCCAGAACGATTCCCTGTATTGTACGAAGGGCGTTAAAGGGCGGAGAGGGCTCCGTGTTGTGCCTGCGGCGCGTTGTCTCATTCCTCGCCCTTCTTATGCCTCCCGTGAAAACCAGTGGAACAGCTCAAGGGTAAAAGCGACgtgaggggagggggcagcggCGCTCTCCCCCCTTTTCGCAAAGTGGTACAACCCACAGGAGCTGGTAGAGATAGGAGGAAGGATCCAACTTGGCGAGGAAAAGGGGGGAGGGGAGCGGCGCAACTTAGTGGCCGCGGTGGGCTGCGCGCATGCGGGGCAGCGGAGCTGAGACAAAGGCGCCGCCGCgccccccccaccccatcccCGCGTCCCTCCCCGGTTATAACGCGCCCCCCATCCCCATGGATGCGGGGGTCTCTCCATGCCCGGGGGGGAGCCGGAGGAGGGCGGGGGAATGGCGGGAGGGCGgcgggcaggaggaggaggcggcggcagcagcagcagcagcgcatCACCCGGGGGGGTGTCGGTGAAGATGTCGCTCCGCCGCGCCTACTCCATCAAGGACAAGCTCCAGGCCATCGAGAGGGTGAAGAAGGGCGAGCGGCAGGCGTCGGTGTGCCGGGCTTTCGGCGTGCCGGGGGGCACGCTGCGGGGGTGGCTGAAGGACGAGGCGAAGCTCCGCTGGTTCCTGGAGCAGCTCGGCGGCGAGGTGGGCACCCAGCGCAAGAAGATGCGCTTGGCCAACGAGGAGGAGATCGACCGCGCCGTCTACGCCTGGTTCCTTGCCCTGCGCCAGCACGGCGTGCCGCTCTCCGGGCCCCTGATCCAGGCCCAGGCGGAGGCCTTCGCCCGGCAGATCTACGGGCCTGAGTGCACCTTCAAGGCGAGCCACGGCTGGTTCTGGCGCTGGCAGAAGCGCCACGGCATCTCCAGCCAACGCATCTACGGCGAGGGCGGCCTCCCCACCGAGCCCGAGCGCGCCCCGGCCGCCCGCGCCGAGGTCCTGCCCGATGCCGGCGGCTACGGGGACGAGCAGATCTACAACGCCAACATCACCAGGCTCTTCTGGAAGCTTCTTCCCGGTGCTGGGATCGCGGCGAGGCGTCCGGCCCGCGGCGAGCGCGTCACGGTGCTGCTGGCCGCCAACTTGACCGGCGCCCACAAACTCAAGCCCTTGGTGGTCGGGGGTCTCCGCGATCCCGCCAGCCTCAGGCATCACAACCAGGAGAAATTCCCGGCTTGTTACCGCTACAGCCCCGAGGCCCGGCTGGCGCCGGCGCTTCTGAGGGCTTGGTTCTTTGAGGACTTTGTGCCGGGCGTCAAGCGGTACCTGCGGcggagctgcctgcagcagaaggccgtgctgctgctcagctccgCTCCGTCCCGCTCTGCAGCGGGGGCTGAGGATTCTCCGCCGCTCCAGACTCCGGATGGGTCCATCCGCGCGTTGTTCCTCTCCAAGGGTCCCTCTGGGAGCGGtttggctggagcaggaggccgAATCCCGGCGCCGCTGGAGCAAGGCGTGGTGTCGGCCTTCAAGCAGCTCTACAAGCGGGAATTGCTGCGCTTGGCCGTGTCCTGCGGCGGGCCCGGCAGTCCCGCGGACTTCGTGCGCTCCTTCCTCCTCAAGGACATGCTGTACCTGGCCGGCCTCTCCTGGGATCTCATCCCGCCAGGATCAATCGAgaagtgctggctgctggggctgcgCGCCGCCTTCGAGCCGCAGCCCGGCGAGGAAGAGCACGGCGACGCGCCGGGAGGGGAGGAAGGCGGAGGGGACAGCAAGGTCTTCAGTGACCTGACCCACCTGGCCGCCTTGGCCTTCAAGCGCTTGGCTCCCGAGGAAGTGTCCGACTGGCTGCACTTGGACGACGCAGCTCCAGGTGTGGAGGAGGACGGCGATGGCGAGGAGGACGCCGAGGAGGAAGGCGCCGAGGGCcgcgaggaggatgaggaggaagaagcGGCTGGTGGCAAAAAGGGCGGGGAAGGAGGAGATCCTTTGCTGCCCACGGCTCGGGAAGCCATCCAGGGTCTGGAGACGGCGCTGCGCtggctggagggacaggaccccCGGGAAGTGGGGCCGCTGAAGCTGGTGCAGCTGCGCTCCCTCATCTCCATGGCCCAGCGGCTGCGCCGCGGCCGCAGCCCCCAATCCTAGGGCAGGGGTGAGCGCCACTTTTTTGGCTACCAACCACCCCTGGTTggccacagagctggggacaccccggtTGTCCCAGGGGGATGGCAGTGGAGGTGCCACTCGCCCCTCTGTGACCGTGATCAGGAGGCCCAGATGCCTGTGGGTCACAATTCAGGGGATTTTTGTGCAACAACTCGAATTCCAGGGTTGTTCCTTACCTAAATATACTTAGGAGGTGCTATTTTTTACATCCCTTGTGGCTCCTGGTCACTGGCACTGCCAGAAAGGGTGTGGATTCCCCCCCCAAATTGCCCAGTTCCCCCAATTCcatggggagaaggggtgagGGAAGGACCATGGTGTCCATGGGATAATGGGGGATGTTACactgaaaaatccccaaatcccagagcagGGTTGAGGTGGGCACAGCCAGCTGGACGTGGGCCACTCCTGAGGTGCTGCAGGGGAAACATTCCACCTTGGAAGAGGCTGGTGACGCCCTTCCCACTGCCACAACAGAATCCTGTTACAccaggatggtttggggctGGTTTAAGACCAtttccttcaggcactggaTTGGGAAAGGGACACTTGGGTGGCACCCACGAGAGAGAGTCACCTCCATCATTCCCACCACAGCTGGGACCACGGAGAGCTGCTGATCCAGGTACCATCATCCGAGCATCCTGGTGGAGCTGGAGGCTCCAGGGATGGGGTTGAGATGTTCCTCACTGGGTTTGTGGGGTTGGAGGACACGTCTGGGTGAGTTGAGGttggagcagggagggctccTGGCACTGCCGTGGAATATTGGAGGCATCTGATAGGAATTGACCTGATTTGGATGAAATTTTAGGGTGTTTAGCTGAATTACTGGGAGAGGGAAATGAAATTACTCCTCAGTGCTGCCGTGCCTCGTGTCAGCGGGCGGGTGGGGGTTTTTACTTGTCGGTTCTTTGTCTCCTCGCTGCAGAGTTTACGGAAattaaatggatttttattCCCATGTGGAGGTTGTCGTCTGTGAACTGTCACGTGGAGCCATCccagagggatttggggtggcaCCAGGGGGATCTTCATGGGGTTGTGTCCTCTCCAGTGTGGTTTTCTCCACGCCAATGGGGTGTAATCATGTAAAATCACATTTCTGTTTATTATCTTTTGCACCAAAATCACCCCACAAAAAGATTCTGAAGCTTGGGTGTGGCTTATTTCAAATGGGAGTTTGTGAATGAAAGAAAGTTTCAGTTGTGTGACAAAAATGCTGCAAAGATCAgcagaaggtgctgggctggaggTCTTTGAACTGGTTTGAGGGGGTGAGAATATAAAATTatggaacagtttgggttggaagggatctgcAAGGCCATCAAATTCCAGCCCTCTGCTgtggtcagggacaccttccactgtcccaaattgctccaagccctgtccaacctggccttggacacttccaggggtggggcagccatggtttctctgggaattccattccagttcctcaccaccctcccaggaGGAATTCcctcccaatatcccatctaaccctgtcctctggcagttgaaagccatttcctgtgtcctggcactccaggcccTTATCCAAAGTCAGGTCTCAGCATCCAGATGTTCCCACCAGTGATGTTTTCcctggaaaaaaacattttcatccTCAAAGCAGATCCCAAATAATCTTTAATTGCATCTGTGCAGGTGCTGGGAGGCAATCAGAGTTTAATTAGGGCATGGGAAAGGCTTAGATCCTCTCCTGATGGGCAAGTTTGAGTTTCTACCCCCTCAATATTCCTGGAGATGGGAGCAGATCAGGGCTTCCATCCCATTCCCTGGGAGGGATCATGGTGCAGTTTTTTTTGGCTGGTTGAGCTCGTGCCCATAGTTCTGGAATGTGGGCAGCATCCTCATGGATGTGGCTCTGACCACAGGGATGCAGCCAttctcccagccccagcagggttAAATTGGGGTCACCTCATTCCCAAAAGTCTCTCCCCAGTGCCACACATCCCACACCAGCTTCGTGCTTGGCGACCTGGGTGCCAGCACCATCCCCAGCGAGCATCCAGAAATCATGGATGTCACCTCCCCACGGAAGTGACCCCGTGGTGGCTTCCACAGCCCCCCAGGACCAGAGGAACCACAAAAATCCACACTCCCCCATTGCTCTGGCCACGTTTATTTGGTTCCAGCTGAGGTAACACGTGTCCACACCACCTCCCACCCTCACCCACGTTCTCCCGAAGATGCCAGGATCCCGCTCCTCCGAGGAGCTCGCTTTGGTCCCCAccgcccctcctgccccagaagGGGTTTGTGCATTAGTCCTTGGCCATGTCACACGCCCGGTTGGTGGCCGCCTCCACGGCATCCAtgacggtggcccggagcgctCCCTTCTCCAGCTGGTGCAGGGCGTAGATCGTGGTGCCCCCGGGCGTGCAGACGTCCCCCCGCAGCTTGGCCGGGTGCTCCCCCGTCTCCAGCAGCATCTTGGCTGCACCCTGTGGGACACCAGCACACCAAGAAAGTCAGATCTGGGActtcccaaattcccctttCCGTGGTTGGATGGCGTCACCATCTCAACCACCCTCATGGCGAGGGAATGTCGCcgtgatattttctgaaaaatccctttgccggggtttttttctcctgatttttttcttctcctggttttcttctcctggtttcccttctccttcccttcttctcctggaatcctttctcctggtttttttcttctcagagaagaagaaaaacaataattatctgctgctgtggaatgcaaaggtgcatctgtgattggtccatggttgtttctaattaatggccaatcacagtcagctgacttggactctctgagagtcacCAGCTTTTGTCGTCATTCCATTCCTTTCTATTCCTTTCCAGttttctgatggatcctttctctcGATTCTTTTTGGTATAGTTATAATATAGTATTTTAATGGATCCTTTCTATTCTTTTTGGTATAGTTTTAATACAGTATTTTAATgaatcctttctctctattctttttggtatagttttaatatagtattttaattaatccttttgattctttttggtatagttttaatatagtCTTTTAATGGATCCTTTCTATTCTTTTTGgtatagttttaatatagtATTTTAATGGATCCTTTATATTCTTTCTGgtatagttttaatatagtATTTTAATGGATCCTTTCTCTCGATTCTTTCTGgtatagttttaatatagtATTTTAATGGATCCTTTATATTCTTTTTTGgtatagttttaatatagtattttaatagatcctttctctctattctttttggTATAGTCTTAATATAGTATTTTAATGGATCCTTTCTATTCTTTTTGGTATAGTTTTAATACAGTATTTTAATGAATCCTTTCTCTCGATTCTTTTTGgtatagttttaatatagtATTTTAATGGATCCTTTCTCTCGATTCTTTTTTATATAGTTTTAATATAGTATTTTAATGGAACCTTTCAATTATTTTTGGTATAGTCTTAATATAGTATTTTAATGGATCCTTTCAATTCTTTTTGgtatagttttaatatagtattttaatataatataataaatcagccttctgaaacatgcaGTTaggattctcatctcttccctcgtcTTGGGACACTCAAACAAACCATAGAGGGACTGTCCCACCGCCATCCCCTTCACCCTTCTGGTGGCTTCATTTCTGCTTCCaaaaggggaaactgaggcagagcAGCATCCAGCACCTCATCCCGATGGATGTtgtggggcaggagggaaggggggCGATGCCAGCGTGTGCCAAGGACTCACCAGCAGCGTCTGCGCCGCGATCCTGCTGGCCAAGGCGCCCGGCATTCCCATCTTCACCGCGCCCTCGGCCAGCGCCTCGGCAAACAGGTACACCTGGGAAGAGGGGAGCACCCAGGGGTGAGCCTGGAGCACAGCGgggcaccccaaatcccaggagaGCACCCCCTGGCTTACGTAGGCCACGCCGCTGCCGCTGAGCCCGGTGTGGATGTCGATGTAGGACTCGGGGACCTCCTCGCAGAGGCCGCAGGAGGACAGGAGGCTCTTGAGGAGCGCGGCTTCCTCGTCACCCGCGTTGGTGCCCCGGGAGAAAACCATGGCCCCCGCCTGCACCACGCAGGGCAGGTTGGGCATGATGCGCAGCACTTTGGTCCAGGGCgggaggagctggggaaagATGGGGATGGGAGAAggggtgccagccctgggaagAACCCAAGGGTGAGTGGAGACGCCGGTGGGTGTCACCCCTCAGGCTGGAGGAGAAGTGAGgaaagcagggagggagctggaggGGCTCTCGGATGGGGACCTGGGTGCAAATggaggagaaaggagaggaggaggagaggaggaagaggagaatgagagatgaaaaagaaggaagagagaaaggaggagaaagaggatgaggaaaggaaaaaggaggaggaggtggatgaggaggaagaggaggatgagaaaaaggaggagaaggaagaggaggaggaggacaaggaaaAAGGAGGAGAGATGGACGATGAAGTGGataaggagggagaggaggagaggaaaaagaaggagaagaaagaggaggaggaagaggaagagggaaaagaaagaagaggagaaggaggacaaggaaaaaggaggagagaaggaggaggtggatgaggaggaggaggagaaggagaagaacgaaaaaggaggagagaaggaggaggatgtAGATGAGGAGGAataggaggaggagaagaaggagaagaagaagaagaaggaagagaagaaagaggaagaggaaaaagaaaggagaggagaaggagaaggagaaggagaaggagaaggagaaggagaaggagaagggaaggaggaggacaacgaaaagggaggaggaggtggatgaggaggaagaggggaagaaggaggacaaggagaaagagcaaaaagaaaggagaggaagaggaggaggagaaggaggatcAGGATGAGGACAAGGAAAAAGGAGGAGAGAATTAGGAGgtggatgaggaggaagagaaggaggagaagaaggagaagaagaaagagaagaaagaggaagaggaaaaagaaaggagagaaggagaaggacaacgaaaaaggaggaggaggtggatgaggaggaagaggaggaggagaagaaggagaagaaggagaaagagcaagaagaaaggagaggaggaggaggagaagaaggagaaggaggaccAGGATGAGGACAAGGAAAAAGGAGAATTAGGAGGTGtatgaggaggaagagaaggagagaagaaggaggagaggaaggggaaACAGAAGCAAAAGGAGAGGAGAcgaaggagaaaaggaggagcaggagagaaagagaaaagaagaagaaggaaaaggagaaggagaagaggaaggggaaacagaagcaaaaggagaaaagaagaaggaggagaaggagaaaaggagaagcagaaggAGGAACAGGAGAcgagaaaaggagaaggaaaaggagaatgaggaggagaaaaggagaagcaggagagaaggaggagcaggagagaaggagaaaagaaggagaaggaggagaaggagagaaggacaaaagaaggagaaggaaaaggagaaggaggagtcTCACCCGCTGCAGTGTCTGGATGGTGACGCCGGCCACCAGGGACACAACGATGTGGTGGGACCCCACGGCAGGACGGATCTCCTCCAGGACAGCCGGCAGGATGTGGGGTTTGGTGGCCAGGAAGAccagggtgctcctgtgcaccactTCCAGGTTGCAGTGCGTGGTCCTGCAGCCCAACttctgcccagggacagggacagagttCACAGGCTGGAACCCCCAAAAACAGCATCCCAAAAACAGCATCCCCACGGTAACAACACATCCAAAAGCAGGGACATGGCCTGGGGACCTGCTGTGGTCACAAAGCCACCGAGGCTCTGCCTGGATCTCACCCAGATCTGGGAAGGATGAGCCAAACCCCAGTGTGGGGGAAAGGGTGCTCTGACCCCACAtgagggacaccccaaaatctcccaccCCCTTGGCCCCACTCACCCTCCAAGCATCCAGGTTTTTGTCCGAGGGAGCGCTGGCCAGGACGTTGCTGGCTGGAACCTTccctggggggacacagggaatggggcaAGTGGACAGAGTGTCCCCAGGGTTGGGGGGACAGCCCAGACACCCCAATTTCCACCGGGATGTGATTCCTATAATCCCAGCACGATCCCaaagggggctggggacaccagggaggagcagcaggacagggctgtccccatgtccttcCAGCGCAGGACAGGaacccagggaagggctgggaccTTGGGAACAGGCCAAAGCAgggatgtccccatgtccctccaATGGAGCACAGGGACCCGGGAAAGGGCTGGGACCTTGGGAATGAGCCAGGACAGAGTTGTCCCCACGTCCCTGCGCTGGAGGACAGGGACGCGGGGGCAGGCTGGCGTCCTTTAGGAACAGGTCAGGACGCgactgtccccatgtccctccactgcacagcagggaagggagtGCAGGGAGCGTCCAGAGCagcgctgtccccgtgtccccccgcaCTTCCCCGCGCCACAGGACGCCAGAGCAGgactgtccccatgtcccctcctctgcccgtgTGCCCCGGACCTTCCCGTCCCGTACcggcctgcagcagcccccggACGAGCCCCCCGGCCATGCGCCCGGCGCCCACGAACCCGACCCACAGCTCGGGCGCCTCCATGGCTGCGCCAGGCCACGCCCCCAGAACCACGCCCCCGGCGCTGATTGGCTTTGGGCAGCCACACCCCGCTCTGCTATTGGTGGATCCGCTTTAAGGGGCGGGGCGAGTGGGGCAAAGAGGGGGAACTGCGCAGGCGCCGGCGCCACGTGGTTCGCGCAGGTGCACGCGTGGGGGTCCTGGAGGGAATTCCCAAATCTTTCCCAAATCCTTCCCAAACCTTCCCCGCGGCGCTCGGCACCCCTGGGAAACACGAGGGGGTCCCCACCACGGGGGTGGGGGACCAAATGTGGCGTGGGGGAGGTCCCCAAGGGTGTCCGGGGATGTGGGAGGTGCTTCCCACTCTCCTGGCCCCACGGCATCCATGGGTTTGTGGGGGGGACTCTCCGAGGGGGTGTCCCCATATTTGTCGGTGGATGTGGGAGCTGCTTGCCACTCCAGGGTGCTCCTCACCCACCGGGatcactgggattttgggaggttCCACTTAGTGGATCCCtgaaatttggggagggggttgCTCTGTAATTTGTACATGaataaggggtttttttcccactttttttttttccccataggAGCCCCTCCGTTCCCATCATGCTGCTCCAGagctcctgggctgtgctgctcctcggtgccactgctgggtttttggggtggctGGGCCTTGCTGCCCTCCCAGAGAAGGTGGGGACCCCCCCACAAATCCTCCTCGAGACAACCACGAGTGACAGCCGGCTCCAGGATGAAGGCACATCCCAGGAGGTGTCACACCTGGACATCCTGTTACTGTGGGGTGGCTCTGGGAATCCCTCTGGGTTGGGAAATTTGGGTTCTGGGATCCCCTATCCTGGGCAGCCTCTTTGCTTGGTGTAGGgatggttttttgggggggtgtgAAGGCTGAATTCCGGGGTGAGCTCACACCTTTTTCCATATTTTacatccccaaaccccctcccctgtcccccatcctgtgctgggagcacccCAGGGGTGCATTTGGGGTGTCCATGGGGAAACCCAGCACTCCCCCATCATCACCCCCCAAATATCCTCCTCAGGAGGAGCTCTGGGAGACCTGGATGAGGTCAGCACTGGAGGAGACCCCCGTGGCCCAGCTGGTGCAGGACATCTCCCGCCGGATGGGTACGAGCCAGGCTTGGGGTGCTGCAGCACTCCCATATCCCACTTTGGGACTGATCCAACCTCTCTTCCCACCCCACAGGGGACCTGAGCAGCcgtggggctgcagagctccgGGCTGGACACCAGGTTGTCCCATCCAGCTtccatcaggagcaggaaaGACCTCGGGGTGTTCATCCCCAGCCAGGTGGGAACACAGGGAATCCCATTCCCAGGTTTTTTCACAGCAGGGTGCATCTTCCCACTGCTGTTTCCATGTTTTCCGTATGCAGAGAGCATCCTGCTCCTTCAGGAGGTGATGGAGAAGCTGCAGAGGGTCAACCAGAGCCTGGAGCTGATGCTGACAGCCTTGGAAGATGCACGAAGCCGGCTGGAaaagcacctggagcacctcaaATCCATCCCTGCCCCGGACGGTGAGCGGGAACGGGGCCTGGAGGATCCATGGGAGCTGGTGGGTGCCAACACCGGGctcttcctcctgtcccacagGTCAGAGCCAAAGTGTCACCTCCTCCTGCATCCCACACGGCTCATACTTGGCGCTCCTGGTTCTCCCGCTGGTGCCGGCGCCATTCCAGCccatccttctcctcctcttcctcgctTCCCGTGCCCTCGGCGTTCCAGCCATCTCCACTCTCCTGGTCCTTGCTGCAGCAGGTTGGGACAATGTGGGGACAGCGGTTGGGGACACACCACCCTGTGGGGAGGGCTCTGGCTTCTCCCAGCCTCTGGTTTTCCCACAGGGCATTGGGTGGCATCCGCCTGCCGTGGTGCCGGAAGGATCCGGCCGGTGGTTCCCCGGGAAAAGGCTCGGTACCGGCTCACCTCCACCCCGGAGAGGTAGGAGATGGTTGAGGAGGTGGCATGGAACCCTTGGGAGCTGCTGGATCTTCCAGCCTGGATCTTCCAGCCTGGATTTTCCACCCTGGAGTCTCAGGAAGGGACAGGACGCATCTTGGTGGCTTCCCTTTGGGACACCTCATCCCAACTCCTTCCATTTCTGTTCAGATATTCCATCctggatgccccatccttggtGCCTCATCCTAGATTTCCCATCCTGGATGTTCCACCCTGCAGACATCTGGCAGAGGTCTCCAGGGGACAGGACACATTCTTTCTGGCTTCCCTTTTGGACACCTCATCCCAACTCCTTCCATTTCTGTTCAGATATTCCATCctggatgccccatccttggtGCCTCATCCTGAATTTCCCATCCTGGATGTTCCACCCTGCAGACATCTGGTAGATATCTCCAGGGAAGGACAGGACACATCTTGGATGGCTTTCCTACAGCTTTGGGGCATCTCATCCCATCTCCATGTCCTGTTCCTGCTCAGTGTCACATCCCTGGGTGTCCCATCCTGGTGCCATCTCCAGGAAAGGACAGAACCTATCCCGATGGCTTTCCTGTGGCTTTTGGACACCTCTTCCCACCTCCCTGACTTATTTCTGCTCAGGGAGGGGTGTGGAGAGGTGCATGTCTCCCTTGTGGTGGTGACACAGAAGCCACCAAGGCGACAGGAGTCCGGTTTTCCTTCTTCCCACACAGGGAATGCGACATGGAGCTGCTGCAAGAGGAGCTGGACAGGATGGAGATGAGCTGCCTGCAAAGTGAGAGGTGCCCACAAGGTGGGAGGTGTGGTGGCTGTAGGACACAgatccaaaccccatcttgtgCTGGGATGTGTGTTAtcccagagtgtccccaagCTCTGCCAGGGCATGTGCCACCACCCCAGAGTGTCCCCGTCCTccacctggggacaggagctctgggagGGCATCTCCACCCCTGCCATGTTCTTGCAGAGCCCTCgcacctggagcagccccaagaGGTGGCCGGGGACATTCCCAAATTCAGAGGGCAGGCGTCACCCAACCCTGGTGGCCAGAGGACAACACCGAGCCCGTGTGAGGTAAGGTGCTGGGTGGGGTGTCCCCATGTTGGTGTTGTCCCCCAAAACCTGCTCTGGGGGGCCAGCTGGGTCTCCCTGAGGGCCAGGTCCTGCAAGGTTGGGGTGTCCTCATGGTGGCACCTCTGGCTGTGGGACAACCCCTTGGGAGACAGACAGGTCTGGGCACGTGACacacagggaggaatttggggtggAAAAGGGTGTCCTGAAGGATGGCCAAGGCACCCCAGGGGACAAGGGACATCTGCAGGAACCCCCTTCTTCCCAAACCAGGTGACACCGGAGCCGGCCATGGATGCTGGGAAGCTCTGGGAGCCCAAACCCCGCAGCCCGAGGGCCAACATGTGAGCACCAACCACCCAGAATGTCCCTTCTCCATGGCTTGGTGTCACCTCAGGGGGACACCCCGCTGCTGGTGGCTTCCTGGGGTGCTGATGGGTGTCTCCTCTGCAGGTCCCCGTGCCAGGGgctcaccagggctgggcagcggtGCCGGAAGAAGGCGATTCCCGGGCTGGAATTCTGCCACATCCACACCACCGGCAGTAGCTCGGCCATGGATTCATCCCCCCGTTTTTGACCCTCTACccctccctgaggggtttttaacCCTTTTTATGGCTATTCCATATCCTGGTGGAGAACATGGAGCCTAAGGATGCCACTGGATGTGGGCACAGGGCAGATGTTTATTATCCCACCAGTTTTATGCTATTtgcatatattttaataaatgccACGTTTACAGCTGGAGTCTTTCCCATTCCTATCCTGAGATAGGGGGCTGTGGGATCATCCCCATGTgccaagaacagcagcaaattcCCTGCTGCCATTTCCACGCCCTGGATTCCTGATTACCTTCCCTTTATTACACCTAATTGCAGGTAATTAGTGTAGCTCATTAACAGCTCAGACCCACCACCCACTTGGACACAGCCACGGCTCCAGCTGGCTCCTACCACTTGATTTGGGATCTTTTTGGGATGCCCCAACTTTccttccccctgccctgggcgTCCTGCGCCGCTCCCAGCAGTGGGGCAGGAAtgtgggagctgctccccaggctcCCATTTTTACTTTGGAAATGTCACTGTCACCCCCCCAGCCCCGTCCTCTGCCCCAGCAAAGGACAACCCTGAGTTGAAGAGGATGATCCCGGTGCCAGGCGGTCCCGGTGCCGTCACTTCCTGGCGTTGGCATAGTTGGCGGTGAACC is a window from the Passer domesticus isolate bPasDom1 chromosome 1, bPasDom1.hap1, whole genome shotgun sequence genome containing:
- the LOC135286389 gene encoding uncharacterized protein LOC135286389 isoform X3; the protein is MLLQSSWAVLLLGATAGFLGWLGLAALPEKVGTPPQILLETTTSDSRLQDEGTSQEEELWETWMRSALEETPVAQLVQDISRRMGDLSSRGAAELRAGHQVVPSSFHQEQERPRGVHPQPESILLLQEVMEKLQRVNQSLELMLTALEDARSRLEKHLEHLKSIPAPDGQSQSVTSSCIPHGSYLALLVLPLVPAPFQPILLLLFLASRALGVPAISTLLVLAAAGHWVASACRGAGRIRPVVPREKARYRLTSTPERECDMELLQEELDRMEMSCLQSERALAPGAAPRGGRGHSQIQRAGVTQPWWPEDNTEPV
- the LOC135286389 gene encoding protein brambleberry-like isoform X2 codes for the protein MLLQSSWAVLLLGATAGFLGWLGLAALPEKVGTPPQILLETTTSDSRLQDEGTSQEEELWETWMRSALEETPVAQLVQDISRRMGDLSSRGAAELRAGHQVVPSSFHQEQERPRGVHPQPESILLLQEVMEKLQRVNQSLELMLTALEDARSRLEKHLEHLKSIPAPDGQSQSVTSSCIPHGSYLALLVLPLVPAPFQPILLLLFLASRALGVPAISTLLVLAAAGHWVASACRGAGRIRPVVPREKARYRLTSTPERECDMELLQEELDRMEMSCLQSERCPQEPSHLEQPQEVAGDIPKFRGQASPNPGGQRTTPSPCEVTPEPAMDAGKLWEPKPRSPRANMSPCQGLTRAGQRCRKKAIPGLEFCHIHTTGSSSAMDSSPRF
- the LOC135286389 gene encoding uncharacterized protein LOC135286389 isoform X1, whose product is MLLQSSWAVLLLGATAGFLGWLGLAALPEKVGTPPQILLETTTSDSRLQDEGTSQEEELWETWMRSALEETPVAQLVQDISRRMGDLSSRGAAELRAGHQVVPSSFHQEQERPRGVHPQPESILLLQEVMEKLQRVNQSLELMLTALEDARSRLEKHLEHLKSIPAPDGQSQSVTSSCIPHGSYLALLVLPLVPAPFQPILLLLFLASRALGVPAISTLLVLAAAGHWVASACRGAGRIRPVVPREKARYRLTSTPERYSILDAPSLVPHPEFPILDVPPCRHLVDISREGQDTSWMAFLQLWGISSHLHVLFLLSVTSLGVPSWCHLQERTEPIPMAFLWLLDTSSHLPDLFLLREGCGEVHVSLVVVTQKPPRRQESGFPSSHTGNATWSCCKRSWTGWR